One Brassica napus cultivar Da-Ae chromosome C4, Da-Ae, whole genome shotgun sequence genomic region harbors:
- the LOC106380595 gene encoding uncharacterized protein LOC106380595: MRKMEALHEPTWRKAGIFEAIKALTFKIREDPSLIQALAENWCPETKSLVIPWGEATVTLEDVMVLLRFSVLGFPVFASLESSEMRRAVKRLEKARTKILGNRNNGYRVSQLQWTLRFKDIDDDDSLEHEALEEQKKVNVEVSYQVRQCMKQLAEDKVKRWFCNPCRNFLLCEKLEKALEKIDKLKKRVRELEIREDSTPSVPPCSNGAGGSWLSSGENQNLRRWSKQGDRNPQSLGGSVSCKDDLISVGPDGKGVKIKVLRSKPQFSVSFCFFLSRCSLLHRGFLYVFVFLFCLCQICCVLFLIIMYVCVLATLRDCFRIRFFTMLCLVLLCLTFLCLVLFLSCSSFYFQS, encoded by the exons ATGCGAAAGATGGAAGCTTTGCACGAACCCACCTGGAGAAAAGCTGGGATCTTTGAAGCTATCAAGGCATTGACTTTCAAAATCCGTGAAGACCCGTCTCTGATTCAAGCCCTAGCTGAGAATTGGTGTCCTGAGACCAAATCACTCGTCATTCCTTGGGGTGAAGCAACTGTAACGTTAGAGGATGTGATGGTGCTTCTACGGTTCTCTGTTCTGGGCTTCCCTGTTTTTGCCTCTTTGGAAAGCTCAGAGATGAGACGTGcagtgaagaggctagagaaagCAAGGACAAAGATTTTAGGGAATCGGAACAATGGTTACCGCGTCAGTCAGTTGCAATGGACTTTACGTTTCAAAGAcatagatgatgatgattcgtTGGAGCATGAAGCTCTGGAGGAGCAGAAGAAGGTGAATGTTGAAGTCTCCTATCAG GTGCGTCAATGTATGAAGCAACTTGCCGAGGACAAAGTAAAGAG GTGGTTTTGCAACCCGTGTAGAAACTTCTTATTGTGTGAGAAACTTGAAAAAGCTTTGGAAAAGATTGATAAACTAAAG AAACGAGTGAGGGAACTTGAGATCAGAGAAGACTCGACACCATCAGTCCCACCGTGCAGCAATG GTGCTGGAGGCAGTTGGTTGTCAAGTGGAGAAAATCAAAATCTCAGAAGATGGAGCAAACAAGGAGATAGAAATCCTCAATCACTAGGAGGTTCTGTCTCATGCAAGGATGATCTAATCTCTGTTGGACCTGATGGGAAAGGTGTAAAAATCAAAGTGTTGAGATCTAAACCCCAATTTTCTGTGAGTTTTTGCTTCTTCTTATCTCGTTGTTCTCTATTGCATAGGGGTTTTTTATATGTGTTTGTATTCTTGTTTTGTCTCTGTCAGATTTGTTGTGTCTTGTTCTTGATTATTATGTATGTTTGTGTTCTTGCTACCCTTCGGGattgttttagaattagattTTTCACAATGTTGTGTCTTGTTTTGTTGTGTCTTACTTTCTTGtgtcttgttttgtttctttcatgttcttccttttattttcaatcataa
- the LOC106380597 gene encoding protein NRT1/ PTR FAMILY 5.7-like, whose product MISIIKRTKLASPQTHHSSTILYPSLSLSQSLTQKNMEHNKVDTKLQESSYDDQQKWVLDSSLDSRGGVPVRARTGAWRAALFVIANEFSERLSYFGIVTSLVVYLTTILHQDLKMAVRNANYWSGVTTLMPLLGGFVADAYLGRYATVLLATIIYLMGLILLTLSWFIPGLKACNQEICVEPRKAHEIAFFIAIYLISIGTGGHKPSLESFGADQFEDGHPEERKMKMSYFNWWSTGLCAGVLTAVTVIVYIEDRIGWGVAGIILTVVMATSLLIFLMGRPFYRYRAPTGSPLTPMLQVFVAAISKRHLPCPNDSSLLHELSREEYTKGRFLSSTNNLKFLDKAAIIENRGSENAMAEKESPWKLATVTKVEELKLLINMIPIWFFTLAFGICATQGTTFFIKQAIIMDRHIGHNFIVPPSSMFALVALSMIIFLTFYEKLLVPILRRVTGNERGISILKRIGTGMVFSLTTMIIAALIERKRLDYTKQHHMALSVIWLAPQFIVIGIADALTLVGLQEYFYDQVPDSMRSLGIAFYLSVIGAASFVNNFLITVTDRLAEEISEKSLFGKDLNSSRLDRFYWTLAALTAVNICFFVIVAKRYTYKSVQSSLAVADGGDDVETASAGNTSKYT is encoded by the exons ATGATATCCATTATAAAGAGAACCAAGCTTGCTTCTCCACAAACACATCACTCATCAACAATCCTCTATccctctctctcactctctcaatcattaacacaaaaaaatatggaGCACAATAAGGTTGATACAAAGCTTCAAGAATCGTCGTACGATGATCAACAAAAATGGGTTCTTGACTCTTCTCTCGATAGTAGAGGAGGGGTTCCCGTTCGGGCTAGAACCGGAGCTTGGAGAGCTGCGCTCTTCGTCATTG CAAACGAGTTTAGTGAGAGACTAAGTTATTTTGGGATTGTTACAAGCTTAGTGGTCTATTTAACAACGATCCTTCACCAAGATCTTAAGATGGCTGTAAGAAATGCAAACTACTGGTCTGGTGTTACTACTTTGATGCCTCTTCTTGGAGGCTTTGTCGCCGATGCTTATCTCGGCCGTTATGCCACTGTCCTACTTGCAACCATCATCTACCTTATG GGTTTGATTCTGTTAACTTTATCTTGGTTTATACCGGGACTGAAAGCTTGTAATCAAGAAATATGTGTTGAGCCACGGAAAGCCCACGAAATAGCCTTCTTCATTGCAATCTACTTGATCTCCATAGGCACTGGAGGTCACAAGCCATCCCTTGAGAGCTTTGGAGCTGACCAATTCGAAGATGGCCATCctgaagaaagaaagatgaagatgtCTTACTTTAACTGGTGGAGCACCGGCCTTTGCGCTGGTGTTTTAACCGCGGTGACTGTGATCGTCTATATAGAAGACCGTATTGGTTGGGGTGTGGCTGGTATCATACTCACGGTAGTCATGGCTACATCGCTTTTGATCTTCCTTATGGGTAGACCGTTCTATCGTTATCGAGCACCTACCGGTAGCCCGCTGACCCCGATGTTGCAAGTTTTCGTTGCTGCCATTTCCAAAAGACATCTTCCTTGTCCAAatgattcttctcttcttcatgaGTTGTCTAGAGAAGAGTATACTAAGGGACGGTTTCTTTCCAGCACAAACAATCTTAA ATTTCTAGACAAAGCAGCGATAATCGAAAACCGAGGAAGCGAGAATGCTATGGCTGAGAAGGAGAGTCCATGGAAACTCGCAACGGTAACAAAAGTAGAAGAACTGAAGCTACTCATCAACATGATTCCAATCTGGTTCTTTACATTAGCCTTTGGCATATGCGCCACTCAAGGCACAAcattcttcatcaaacaagccaTTATCATGGACCGACATATCGGTCATAACTTCATAGTTCCTCCATCATCTATGTTCGCCCTTGTAGCTCTCTCCATGATCATCTTCTTAACATTCTACGAGAAACTCCTCGTGCCTATTTTGAGACGTGTCACGGGAAATGAAAGAGGTATTAGCATTCTAAAAAGAATTGGAACCGGTATGGTGTTTTCCTTAACCACCATGATTATTGCTGCTTTAATTGAAAGAAAAAGATTGGATTATACTAAGCAACATCACATGGCTCTGAGTGTTATATGGTTAGCTCCTCAGTTCATAGTTATAGGCATAGCGGACGCTTTGACTCTTGTGGGTCTTCAAGAGTATTTCTACGACCAAGTCCCTGATTCAATGAGAAGTTTAGGCATAGCCTTTTACCTCAGTGTGATTGGAGCGGCTAGCTTTGTCAACAATTTCTTGATAACGGTTACTGATCGTTTAGCTGAGGAAATCTCTGAAAAGAGCTTGTTCGGGAAAGATCTTAATAGCAGCCGCTTGGACCGTTTTTACTGGACGCTAGCCGCTTTGACCGCTGTAAATATATGCTTCTTTGTGATTGTAGCCAAAAGGTATACTTATAAGAGTGTGCAATCAAGCCTGGCTGTTGCTGACGGTGGTGACGACGTCGAGACAGCCTCGGCGGGTAATACGTCAAAGTATACTTAA